One segment of Triticum aestivum cultivar Chinese Spring chromosome 2A, IWGSC CS RefSeq v2.1, whole genome shotgun sequence DNA contains the following:
- the LOC123186382 gene encoding uncharacterized protein — MAVAMLPRLVAVAALVALICAVAVGQVPAPAVGGAPVCDLVDQDVVNACFKSFGEGMKNAIADRRFSGGKVIKVGVDCCIAFGGHSCLCKMKMAWKAQGKSAQNNVQCVREKAC, encoded by the coding sequence ATGGCTGTAGCAATGCTCCCGAGGCTCGTTGCTGTGGCGGCGCTCGTCGCGCTGATATGTGCTGTTGCTGTGGGCCAGGTACCCGCACCTGCCGTCGGCGGTGCGCCGGTGTGCGACTTGGTCGATCAGGACGTCGTGAATGCGTGCTTCAAGAGCTTTGGAGAAGGTATGAAAAATGCCATTGCAGACAGGCGTTTTTCGGGGGGTAAGGTCATTAAGGTTGGAGTGGACTGCTGCATAGCCTTTGGAGGCCACTCGTGCCTCTGCAAGATGAAGATGGCGTGGAAGGCTCAGGGCAAAAGTGCCCAGAATAATGTGCAATGCGTCAGGGAAAAGGCATGTTAG
- the LOC123186381 gene encoding uncharacterized protein gives MGAMSGAMEWHAWLSSARLEPALVHEYALVLARNELEAGDAAYFDHDFLRSMGIDVAKHRLEILKLARPGPGPAPGERGRRGTSSSAASLSGLVAAVGRAARYVRALVRLRGEPSSSSTALVLVPSQQQPDGHVDVGRSSFGHCKAPKRTRSMPKAPGTTCARSSAARATRPAGGCRGAATVHAMRDAESGGGGDETVQWECLFQDLNPN, from the coding sequence ATGGGCGCGATGAGCGGCGCCATGGAGTGGCACGCGTGGCTGTCGTCGGCGCGGCTGGAGCCGGCGCTGGTGCACGAGTACGCGCTGGTGCTGGCGCGCAACGAGCTGGAGGCCGGCGACGCCGCCTACTTCGACCACGACTTCCTCCGCAGCATGGGCATCGACGTCGCCAAGCACCGCCTCGAGATCCTCAAGCTCGCGCGCCCCGGCCCCGGCCCCGCCCCCGGAGAGCGGGGCCGCCGTGGTACGTCCTCCTCCGCCGCGTCGCTCTCGGGCCTCGTGGCCGCCGTCGGCCGCGCCGCCAGGTACGTGCGCGCGCTCGTCCGCCTCCGCGGGGAGCCGTCGTCGTCGTCCACGGCGCTCGTGCTGGTCCCGAGCCAGCAGCAGCCGGACGGCCACGTCGACGTGGGCCGCTCGAGCTTCGGCCACTGCAAGGCGCCGAAGCGGACCAGGTCCATGCCCAAGGCGCCAGGTACGACGTGCGCGCGCTCGTCCGCGGCGAGGGCCACGCGCCCGGCCGGCGGGTGCAGGGGCGCCGCGACGGTGCACGCCATGAGGGACGccgagagcggcggcggcggcgacgagacgGTCCAGTGGGAATGCCTGTTCCAGGACCTCAACCCCAACTGA